The Constrictibacter sp. MBR-5 genomic interval TTCTGCGACCAGTTCTTCTCCAGGTAAACGAGGCGAACGCGGCGGTCGCGATCGCCCCCGCTCGAGCCGATGAGCATGGTGTCGGTGATCTCACGCGCATCGACGCTTGCTGCGAGCGCTGCGGTTGCGGACGATCGCGACTGCCAGTCGTTGTCAGTACCACGCAGTCGTCGGATTGCGGTGCGGATGCGGGCCGGGACGGCATAAGCGAGCAGGTTCTGCCGGATCTGCAATCGGAGCCGATAGCCGTGACGGTGCAGGCCGCGGAGTTGCCGGGCCACCGCCACCACTCGTCCGGAACGAGCGAGATCGGCAAGCAGTGCTTCGCTCTTCCACGACAGCGTGTAGTTGCCGGAGGTACCCGTCAGCATGACAGAGGCGTCGGCTTCGCGCGCGCGGGAATAGAGTGGCTCCCAAGCGGCCAGATTCATGAAATTGCGCACGGGGATGCCGAATTCCCAGAACAGCCGGGTCGCGTCATCCTCGCCCCGGGTGATATCCCCCGCGGGAACGAAGTGTGCGTCGATGTTCCGGTAGAGGGCGGCCGTGGCGCGTGCGAGCGCCCCTTCGTCATAAAACGCCCGCGGACGCTCCGCCGGCAGGGGCACTGCGGAGTTGGGAACCGACGTGAACGCGTGGAGGCGCGTCGGGTCCAGCAGGCGCGCGGCCGTTGCCGCGACACCCGACGAATCGAGTCCGCCCGACAGTTGGCACGCAACCGCACCCGTCGTCCTAAGGCTCGGCGCGACCACCCGGTCCAGCATCTCGCGGCCCGCTTCCACATAGTCCCGCGGGTCCCGATAGCGGATCCTGCGCTCGAGATCCGGCTGCCAGTAGCGGCGGACAGAGCAACTGCCCTTGTGCCAGAGGAGCAGGCCGGCGGGCGGGAGACGGAAGACGCCGTGAAACGGGGTCGCGCCTGCGGGCATCGCGCGCGCGAGCAGCAGGTGGGCCATCGCCGATTCGTCGATGCGCCGATCGACATCGGGAAAAGCGAGCACGGCCAACGGGCGTGTCGCGAAACAGAGCCTTTCGCCATCGCCGTGCGCGAATATCGCCCGACCGCCGGTGGCATCCACCGCCAGCACCAGCCTGCGGTCGACCTCGTTCCACCAGGCAAGGGCGAACGAACCGATGAAACGGGGGCAGGCGTCGACGCCCCAGCGTTCGAGCGCCGCCATCACCAACGCGGCATCGCCGCGCCGTGCGGCGTCGGACGCAGGCAAGTTCAGGGACGCGATCATC includes:
- a CDS encoding asparagine synthase-related protein — encoded protein: MSFFAGLACASSVDQRETERLSSIAVTYGGGTGRVWRGDTAALVLTPRAFTAEDSLDRLPAAFMGDMSRLVFDGRLDNRDEMIASLNLPASDAARRGDAALVMAALERWGVDACPRFIGSFALAWWNEVDRRLVLAVDATGGRAIFAHGDGERLCFATRPLAVLAFPDVDRRIDESAMAHLLLARAMPAGATPFHGVFRLPPAGLLLWHKGSCSVRRYWQPDLERRIRYRDPRDYVEAGREMLDRVVAPSLRTTGAVACQLSGGLDSSGVAATAARLLDPTRLHAFTSVPNSAVPLPAERPRAFYDEGALARATAALYRNIDAHFVPAGDITRGEDDATRLFWEFGIPVRNFMNLAAWEPLYSRAREADASVMLTGTSGNYTLSWKSEALLADLARSGRVVAVARQLRGLHRHGYRLRLQIRQNLLAYAVPARIRTAIRRLRGTDNDWQSRSSATAALAASVDAREITDTMLIGSSGGDRDRRVRLVYLEKNWSQNQWLAAHPYVTGCDLRDPLGDRRMVEFCLALPPELWQRDGRPRSFARDVLSDRVPPRVVNEHKRGYQNGDWFHRLTQLRPVFMDELDRLEASPAARRMIDLPRLRAMAEDWPVDADAAMARATDMLDLFGRGIHYGRFIRWVEQSNG